The stretch of DNA GGAGGTCCTGTGGCCCAGCTCCTGGTACTCACCTCAGCCGCGCCCGGCGACGTCCTGCCGAGTCTCGGTCTCCTGAGCCACCGGATCCGCCACGTGCCCGCCGAGGCCGCCCAGCTCGTCAACGCCCCGCAGAGCGACCTGATGTTCGTCGACGCCCGTCTCGACCTCGTCAGCGCCAAGGCCCTGTGCAAGATCCTCGCGACGAGCGGCTCGACGACGCCGATCATCCTCGTCGTGACCGAGGGCGGGCTCACCGCGGTGAACAGCGAATGGAACGTCGACGACGTCGTGCTCGAGAGCGCCGGCCCCGCCGAGGTCGACGCCCGCATCCGGCTCACCACGGGCCGCGCCGCGAAGAACCCCTCGGGGTCGAAGATCCAGGCCTCCGGTGTCGTCATCGACGAGGCGAGCTACTCGGCGAAGGTGCGTGGTCGGCCGCTCGACCTGACCTTCAAGGAGTTCGAGCTCCTGCGCTTCTTCGCCTCGCACCCGTCGCGCGTGTTCACCCGCGAGCAGCTCCTCAGCGAGGTCTGGGGTTACGACTACTTCGGCGGCACCCGCACGGTGGACGTGCACGTGCGACGCCTCCGCGCGAAGCTCGGCGACCTCGAGTCGCTCATCGGCACGGTCCGCAACGTCGGCTACCGCTTCAACGTGCACGACGACGAGGCCGAGCGCCTCGCGGGACAGTAGTGCTCGCCGTCGTCGAGATGCTCGCCGCCGCCGCCGTCGCGGCGGGCGAGGCGCCGCCGTTCTCCGACCAGACCCTGGTCGACGTCCGTGCCGGCCGTGCGACCGTGGTCGGCGACGAGCGCGGGGTCGCCGTGGTCCGTGACGGCGAGCTGGAACTCGTCGTCGCCCGGGAGGCCCGTGGCCAGGGCGTCGGGTCGGCGCTCGTCGCGCAGGTGACCGGCCCGGGCGCCGGGGGCGCGACGGACGGTGCGGGTGTCCCGCGCCTCGCCTGGGCGCACGGGGACCACCCCGCCGCACATGCCCTCGCCGACCGGTACGGCTGGACGCCGGTGCGCACGCTGCTGCAGCTCCGGGCACCGATCGCGGACGCACCCGACCCGGTCGAACTGCCGGTCGGGTACGGGCTCGACGCCTTCCGCGCCGGCGACCCCGAGGACGAGGACGCCTGGCTGACGCTCAACGCTGCAGCCTTCGCGCACCACCCCGAACAGGGCCGGATGACCCTGGACGACCTCCGCGCCCGCGAGGCCGAGCCGTGGTTCTCCGGCGACGACCTGCTGCTCCTTCGCGACGAGTCGGGCGCGCTCGCGGGGTCGTGCTGGCTCAAGGTCGAGGACGGCACCGGCGAGTTCTACGCGGTCGCGGTCCGGCCCGACCTGCAGGGGCAGGGCCTCGGCGGCGTCCTCATGCGCGCGGGATCGGCCCGTCTCGCCGGCCGTGGGCTGACCGCCGCGGCGCTCTACGTCGAGGGCGACAACGAGCCGGCACTCGCGCTGTACCGCCGCTCGGGGTTCACCCAGCACGCGATCGACGTGCAGTACGCGCGCGGTCCCGGCCGGTAACATGACGCGAGGTCGACGAGGGGTCGGCCAGGGGCACTCGGGGGCAACGTGACGGAGCAGGGTCGGGCGCAGTACGGCCGCGGCGAGCCGCTCGGGGCGTCGTACCGGCTGGTCGACCTGCTCGGCACCGGCGCGACCGGCGAGGTCTGGCGCGCCGAGCACACCGCGACCGGCGAGCACGTCGCGGCGAAGCTGCTGCGCGCCGAGCTCGCCGCAGACCCCACCGTCGTCGAACGCTTCGTGCGCGAACGCACCGTGCTGCTCGGTCTGCAGCACCCGTCGATCGTCCGGGTCCGTGACCTCGTCGTCGAGGGCGACCGGCTCGCGATCGTCATGGACCTGGTCGGCGGGGGCTCCGCGCGGGACCTGCTCGCCGGTGCGGGGACCCTGCCGCCGCGGGACGCCCTGACGATCACCGCCGAGACGCTCGACGCCCTCGCCGCCGCACACGAGCAGGACGTCACACACCGCGACGTCAAGCCCGACAACGTGCTGCTCGCGACACCGTGGACGCCCGGCACGACGGGTGACGTCCGGGTGTCGGACTTCGGCATCGCGTCGGTGATGGCCGACCGGCAGCGCACCACGACCGGGCTGCTCGGCACGCCGCAGTACATGGCGCCCGAGTCGATCAGCCAGGGACGCTCGGGGCCGGCGGCCGACGTGTACGGCGCCGGGGTGATGCTCTACGAGCTGCTCGCCGGACGCACTCCCTTCGCCGGACCCGGGACCGACTTCGCCGTCGCCTACCGACACGTGACCTCCGATCCGCCGCAGCTCGACGTCCCCACGGCGCTCTGGTCGGCGGTGTCGTCGATGCTCGCGAAGGACCCGGCCGCCCGCCCCGCGGCCGCCGATGCCGCGGCCACCCTGCGCCGGCTCGCCCGGCAGCTCGCCGACGCCCCCGCGCTGCGCCCGACGTCGGACCCGGAGTCCTTCGCCGAGGTCGAGCGGCCGGCCACGGTGGTGCGCGGCGTCCGGCCGACGGACGAGACCCCGACTCCGGCACCGACGGCAGGTGCGGACGACGCGGGCCCCGCTCCCGTGCTCGGGCGGGCGGGCTCGCAGACGGTGTTCCGGCCGCTCGCCCGACCGCCGGTCGTGCCCGCCCGCGAACCGGAGGCCCCCGCACGCAGCCGGTGGCAGCGCCCGGACTGGCTGACGAACAGCATGCTCGGCCTCGGCGCCCTCGGCGTGGTGCTCGTCGCGGCGCTCGTCGTCGGCGGCGTCGTCTGGCTCCCCGGCGCCCTGGGCGGGAAGGGCACACCGAGCGCTGCCCGCACCGCACAGGCGGCCAGCGCCTACCAGCAGGACCGCCCGCTGCCGACCGGGCTCTCGACGACCCGCAAGGCGACCGTCGACCCGCAGGCCGGGACCGTCGCGCTGTCGATCACCTACGCCGCGCAGGCCGCGACGCTCCGCGGACCGCTGCTCGAGGTGGTACCCGGTGTCGGTGAACGCTCCGAGTGTCCCGCGGTGACGTGGGACGGGGACGCGGCGGCGGGCGACGACGTCACCGGCGCCCGGAACCAGCCGTCGGTGACCGGCGTCGACGTCCGGTGCGGGTGGACGCTGTCCGACGTGGTGGTCCCGGCGGGCGAGGACGTCACCGTCGAGGCCACCGTGCGGCTGGCCGACGTCCCCGACCAGGCCGGCCTGCAGGAGTGGCTCGACGCCGCCGGGAGCGCGACCACGACCGCCGTGACGGACCAGTCCGTGACCGGGACGTCGTACCCCGTGCAGCGGTTGCAGGGCGTCGAGGTCCGCACCCCCGACCGCACGGTCAGCCAGACCACGCTGCCGGTGACCCTCGTGCCGGTGTGGCCGAGCGGCGCCGACGAGCTGAACCCGCTCTACCGCAGTCCCTCGACCGGTGCCCCGTCGGAGATGCTCACCGACGTGGCCGGCGGAGAGTCCGGGGTGCGCTTCGCCGACGGGTGCTCGGGCGCGCTGGCGGTGTCGTCGGACGGTCTCGTCGTGACCGCACTGTCCGTCGCGCCCTCGTGCACGGTCCGGGCGACGGTGGGCAACTTCACGGACCTCGAGAGCTCGCCCTTCGGCATCACCACCCGCGACTGAGCGGGGCCGGACGCACGGCCCCGCCGGTGCTGTGTCGTCGACGTCCGACCCGGCTCCTCCTCGGTGGAGCAGGAACCGTCGGGTCGGGGCGCGTGAGGTGACGTCTCCTGCTCCACGACGGCGCGCGAGGGCCGGGGACCCGACGGACGGGAGGCGCGCGGCGGCGGTGCGCCGTGCCTCCCGTCCGGTGGTGGTGCGGTCGGTCAGGCGCCGGGTGCGGCGGTCTGGACGAGGCGGACGGTGCCGCCCGACGCGGCGTAGCCGCGGCCGACGGTCAGTGCGACGGGCGCGCGGCGGGGCAACGGGACCCCGAGCAGTTCGCCGTCGTAGTCGACGTCGGGCTGCAGGAGCACGCCGCAGCGGGACTTCCGGACCGCCCGCGTCCAGTGGCTGTAGAGCGAGCGGAGGTCGGCGGACCGGCCGGCGGCGACCACGCAGAGCCCCGGTCGCTCGGACGACAGCAGCGAGGCGATCGCCTGGTCGGCGTCGTCGAAGCGTTCGGCGTCGTCGACGAGCAGCAGGACCGGGCCGCGCTCCAGGCGGAGGCCGGCCAGCAGGGCGGGGACCTCGTCGGCCCCGACGGCGAGGCGGTCGAAGACACCGTCGGCGAGCGGGGACCGGCGGTCGCAGATCGCCCACACGGCGGGACGGACGCCCTCGGCGGACCGCGCCTGGTCGGCCAGGGCGAGGAGCACCGTGGACTTGCCGGAGCGCGCCGGGCCGGCGACGAGCACGTGCTCGCCGTCGTAGACCTCGAGTGCCGCGGTGCCGAGGTCGTCCTCGGCGATCCCGACCGGCAGGCGCCACGGATCGGTGTCGAAGCGCGCCGGCGCACCGAGGTCCTGCACCCGGACCGCATCGGGCAGCCGGCCGACGGCGCTCGTCTTCGGCGCGGCGTCCGGCCACGCGGCGGCGATCTCGGCGACTGCCTCGGCGAGGGGCACCGCGGGCGTCGCGACGTGGCTCTGCAGCTTCGTCGTCGAGTCGACGTACCGCCCCGGCACCGGCGGTGGGACGTCCTTCTGGCGGACGCCGATGGACGCGTAGTCGTACGGGTCGGCCAGGCGGAACATCCACTTCTGGGTCGTGACCTCGTCCATCGCCGACGGCACGGCCTTCGCGCGGGTCGTGGAGACGGCGAACGAGATGCCGAGTGCCGGCCCCTCGGCGTACACGCGGTACAGGGCGTCGAGCAGCTGCTGCCCCTCGAAGTCCTGGTACTCGTCCCGGAGTGCGGCGAGGCCGTCGACCAGCACGACGGCCCGACGTCCGCCGGGGCTCGCGCGCCGACGCTCGAGGTCCGCGCGCAGGTGCCGGAGGAAGCGTGCCTGCAGCTCGCCGGCCCCCGCACCCGAGCCGACGTAGGCCGTGGTGTGCGGCAGCTGCGCGAGCGGCGCCAGGTCGCCGGGCCCCATGTCGAGCACGAGGAGGTCGAGGTCGTCCGGGCTCGTCGTCCGCGCGAGGCGCAGCGCGAGTGCGGACAGGGCGGTGCTCGTGCCACTGCCCGGGATGCCCATCAGGACGAGGTTGCCCTCGTCGAGGTCCCAGCCGCCCGCGACCTGGCGCTGGTGGTCCGGGTCGTCGGCGAGCGCGACGGGCACGAAGCGGCGACTCCCGTCGCCGCTCGGCTCGGGGACGTCCGCGAGGTCGACACGGTCCCCGAGTGCTTCGGGCCAGATCGGACGGGGAGCGGCGTACCCGGCGGCGTCGTTCGCGGCGCGGACCGCCTCGATGAGGACGTCGAGGTCGGTGTCGTCCGACGCGCTCGGAGCGGGCGCCGGTACTGGGGCGGGGACGCCGAAGACGTCGGTCGGGCGGACCGAGACCGGCTGCTCGACGCGTTCGTCACGCGCGCGCCCGGTGACGAGGGCGGTCTGCACCGGGGTGATGTCGTCCTGCCCGAGCTTCACGTAGGCCCGGCCGGTCTGCTGCCGGCCGATGCCGGCGGCTGCGGGGACGCCGATGACGTTGGTCGAGTCCTCGCGGCTCTGCACGCGGAGTGCGACCCGGAGGTTCGTGTTCGCGAGGATGTCCTCGCTCACGACGCCCGCGGGGCGCTGCGTCGCGAGCACCATGTGCACCCCGAGCGTGCGGCCCACCGCGGCGATCGCGACGAGCGAGGTCAGGACGTCGGGGAACTCCTTCGCGAGCATCGCGAACTCGTCGACCACGAAGAGCAGGCGCGGCATCGGCTCGGTCGGCTGGGTCGCCAGGTAGGCGTCGAGGTTGTCGATGTCGGCGCCGGCGGTTGCGAAGACCCGCTGGCGTCGCTCGAGCTCGGCCTCGAGCGCGCGGATCGCCCGGTCGGCGAGCTGCTCGTCGAGGTTGCTGATCGTGCCGATCGTGTGCGGCAGCCTTTCACAGGCGGCGAAGGCGGCGCCGCCCTTGAAGTCGACGAGCAGGAAGTTGAGCCGGGTCGGGTCGTTCCGGGCCGCGAGGCCCGCGACGAACGAGCGGAGGAACTCGCTCTTGCCGGACCCCGTCGTCCCGCCGACCAGGCCGTGGGGGCCGTCGCGCACCAGGTCGATCTCGAGGACGCCGGACTCCGAGGAACCGACGGGCGTCGAGGTCCCGGTGCTGGTCTGCCACAGCGTGCGGATGCCCTCGGCGGTGGTGGTGTCGACCGGAGCGCCGTGGGCTGCGGCGTTCCGGGCGGTGCTGCCGTGGGCCGCGGCGCTCCGGGCGGTGCTGCCGTGGGCTGCGGCGCTCCGGGCGAGCAGCTCGGGCAGGCGGACGAGCGACGGCAGCGATGCGCCGGGGACCGTGAGCTCCGGGTCGTCGAAGTGCGCGACGGCGCGGGCGGCGCGCTCCGCGGTGTCCGCCGTGAGGCCCGCGAGTACGACGTCCTCGACCCGCGTGCGGTCCTCGGGGCGGTAGACCGTCGCGGCCGCATCCGCCCCGACGGTGACGATGGACGTGCAGGCGGCGGGCAGCTGCTGCTCGTTCGTGGCGATGACGATGCCGCTCACCCGCCGTCGCCGCTCCCCCGGGCGCAGCGAGACCCCGGGGACCGTCCGGCCCTGGCCGAGCAGGCTGCGCGCGGGGGCGTCGCGGCCCTCGGTGAGCACGTCGGAGTCCACGACGACGAGCAGGTTCGGCGTGGGGAGCTCGTCGAGCGACTCCTGCAGCCCGCGCAGGACGGCGGCGCTCTGGTCGCGCTGCGCCGACATCCACCGGGCGCCGGTGCTGCTGCCCGCGACGCGCGTGTGCGGCAGCCAGGAGGCCCAGGACCAGTCGTCCTGCCGGCCCGCGTCGCAGAACACCCCGACCGTCAGGTCCGCCGGCCCGCAGTGCACGGTCGCCTGGGCGAGCAGGCTGCGGGCGAGGGCGAGCGCACCGTCGCGGTCACCGACGATGCCGACGACACCGGCGTCCGACAGGTCGGCGACGACCGGCGCCGCCGTGAGACGGCTGTCCGCGATCGCGGCCTTCGCCTCGTCCTCGAGCTTCGCCGACGCCGCGCGCTGGTCGACCTCGGGTCGCCACGGTGCGTCACCGGTCCCGGCGTGCAGGCTGAGGAAGTCCTCGTCCTCCGACCGGCGCTGCCAGAGGTCGGTCGTGGGCAGGAGCGCCCGGCGGACCACGGTGGCCGGGTCGGGCACGAGGTCCTGCCGGCGTGCCGCCTCGACGGCAGCCGCGGCGGCGATCTCGCCGCGGAAGCCCTCGACCGCCTCGGAGAAGCGCGTCTCCTCCTCCTTGAGGTTCTTCGCCCGGCGGTGCTTCTGCTCGAACCACATGCCGATCGCGGTCACGGGGCTGAGCAGCGCGAACAGGGCGAAGCGGGCGTCGCCGAGCAGGAGCACCATCGCCCCGGCGAGCACGAGCGGAGCTGCGACCGTGATCCAGCTGAACTTCGACGCCGGGGCGACGTCCTTGCGCGTCGGCGGGGACACCGGCTCGGTGTCGGTGATCCGACCCGGCCGGGGCGGGCGGTTGAAGGGGGCGGTGGCCGCCGGGGTGAGGTTCGGGAGCGTCCCCGCAGCCGGGACCGTCGTCTCCGGGAGCTCGGGACGGAGCAGCAGGACCGCGCCCCCGACGATGACGCTCGTGGTGCCGGTGAGCAGGACGCCCTCGCCGTCGATGCGCTCACCCGCGATCACAGTGCCGTTCGTCGACCCGGAGTCGCGCACGCGGACCCCGTCGTCCTCGCGTTCGACGGTGCAGTGCTCCCAGGACGCGCTCTCGGTGGGGAGCACCACGTCGGCCTGCGGAGCACGCCCGACGACGAGCCGACGGCTGCGCGGCACCGGCACGACGAGCCCTGCATCGAGGCCGCCCGCGAGGGTCACGCTCCAGCCGTCGACCGTGCGCGGCGGTTCCTCGGTGGTACGGGCCACCCGGGACCCCTCGAGGAGCACCAGGTCGCGCAACGGGGTGTCCGAGCTCGTGCGGTGCCCGTCGACCGCCAGGGGCGTCCCCGGGTCGAGCGGGGTGCCGATCGATGCCGTGACGAGGTCCCCCAGCGTGGAGGACTCCGCCCACCCGTCGGCCTCGATCGTCTCGCGGCGGTCGTCGAGCTCGATCAGCAGGCGCATGGGCGGTCCTCCCTGGGCGTGGTGCGGCGGTGCGGGTGGTGCGGGTGGGACTCGGTCAGTCGGACGAGTCGGCGAACCAGACGAGCGCGGGCGTGGGCCCGCCGTCCTCGGTCGCGCCGGCATCCTCGGTCGCGCTGGCGGGCCGGAGCCCGAGGTCCTGCGCGGAGGCGGCCAACACACCGGCGCGGTCGCCGAGGGCCTGTCGCGAGCCGAAGTCGAGTGCGGGGCCCGCGAGTCCGTCGCCGGCGTCCAGGTCGAGCGCGGCCAGCGCGTCCGACACCTCGGCAGCGTCAGCGCTCCGGGCCGACCCGACGGCCGCCACCAGCGCCACGACCGCGTCGTGGCTGCGGGCGTCCGCCACCGACGCGACCGAGGCGAAGGACCGGTCGCCGGTCAGGTTCTTCGCGTCCGCGTCGTCGGCCAAGACCCGCACACCGCCGAGGAACGCCGACATGGCGCGGCCCTCGGCGTCCGAGGACAGGGCGCGGGCGTCGTCGGTCTCGACACCGACGGTGCGGAACGTGCCGCTGAGGCTGCCGCCGGCCTGGGCGAGGGCCGCTGCGAAGGCGGGGCTGGTGGCCTCGGGGGTCAGGACGACGGGCGCGGTGACGTTCGCCTCCTGGAGGGCGGCGACGAGGGCACCCTGTCGACCGGCCGGGCCGCTGACGACCACGGCGTCGGAGTCCGGCGCCGCCTGCTCGGAGCTGTCCCGCATGGCGCTCTCCTGCGCGGCGCCGGTCGTGGTTCCGGCCTGGGCGTCGGTCGTCGTGGCGTCGGTCGTCGGGGCGTCGGTTGAGCCCGCGGCCGCGCCGGTGCGCTGCGCGATGGTCGTCGCCAGTGCGCCGAGGTCGGGCGTGCTCGTCGCGTCGAGGACGTGGGCGAACCGCACACCGGACGGCGCGCCGCCGCCCAGGTCGACGAGCAGCGGTGCGGCGGCGTCGCCGAGCGCGTCCTGCAGCGCCGCGGCGACGGACTCCGTCGACGGCGCGGTCGACCAGGCGTCGTCGGCACCGGCCGCGTAGGGTGCGACCACCGGAATACCGGCATCCGCCGCTGCGGCGAAGGCACCGCGGACGTGGTCGCCGGACGACGCCACGACGATGCCCGAGACACCGTCGGCCGCGAGGGCCTCGACGGCCTTCCGGGCGCCGTCGGTCGACCCGCCGTCGTTCTTCGTCACGAGCTGCACGTCGGTACCGCCGAGCTCCAGGCGACGCTGCGCGACCAGTGCGCCCTGTGCGGCGTCGTCCCACTGCGCGCCCTCGCCGTCGCCGAGCGTGACCACGACGCCGATCTTCGTGCCGTCAGGGACGTGGGCGACGCTGATCGGCACCGGAGCCGTCGCGGAGACCGCCTCGGCCGGGGTCGAGGCCGAGACGCGCACCGCGAGCACCGCGGTGACGACGGCGGCGACGACGAGGACGGCGATCGCGACGACGACCGCGGTGCGGCGACGCTTCCGGGTCAGGGCAGCGTCCGTCGTGGTCGGGTCGTCGGTGCCCTGCTCGTCAGCGGTGGACCCGGTCGGCTGGTCCTGCACGTGGCTCATCGCTCGGCTCCGATCCGGAAGGCGTAGAGCGTCGTCGACGTGGCGCTGGACGGCACGTCGAGACGGAAGGCGGGGAGCTTCGCAGCCCGGTCGAGCGAGGCGCGGAACTGCTCCTGCTGCAGGAGGATGCCGGCGACGTCCTCGGCCCGGACGTTGGCGTAGCCGGAGGCGTTCTGCGACGCGAGGGCGAGCTGGTAGTCGGCGGAGTCGGACTTCGCCGCGCTCGTGGCCATCGCGCCGAGGATGCCGGAGCCGTTGACCTTGCGGTCACCGAGGTCGAGCATCACGCGGTTGAGGTCGCCGGTCAGGAGCGTGCTCGCGCCCTCGACGTCGCGGACCGAGGCGCTGGTGCTTGCGTCGATGCGCTGCAAGCTCGCCGCGGTCTGCTCGTCCACCGCCGAGGCGAGGCTGCTGCCCTGCTGCTGGAGCGCACCCTTCTGCTCGTCGATGGTGCCCTTCGAGTCGCTCGTCACCTCGCCCGAGGTGGTGCGGAGGCCGGCGATCGACTTGTCGAACGCGTCGACGACGGCCTTCCGACTGGTGCCGGCGGTGTCGCTGACCTTGCGGACCTGGTCGTCGATGAGGGCCTGGACCTGCTTGCCCGAGTCGTCCGATGCCTGCTGGAAGGCCTC from Curtobacterium sp. SGAir0471 encodes:
- a CDS encoding winged helix-turn-helix domain-containing protein, whose amino-acid sequence is MAQLLVLTSAAPGDVLPSLGLLSHRIRHVPAEAAQLVNAPQSDLMFVDARLDLVSAKALCKILATSGSTTPIILVVTEGGLTAVNSEWNVDDVVLESAGPAEVDARIRLTTGRAAKNPSGSKIQASGVVIDEASYSAKVRGRPLDLTFKEFELLRFFASHPSRVFTREQLLSEVWGYDYFGGTRTVDVHVRRLRAKLGDLESLIGTVRNVGYRFNVHDDEAERLAGQ
- the mshD gene encoding mycothiol synthase; this translates as MLAVVEMLAAAAVAAGEAPPFSDQTLVDVRAGRATVVGDERGVAVVRDGELELVVAREARGQGVGSALVAQVTGPGAGGATDGAGVPRLAWAHGDHPAAHALADRYGWTPVRTLLQLRAPIADAPDPVELPVGYGLDAFRAGDPEDEDAWLTLNAAAFAHHPEQGRMTLDDLRAREAEPWFSGDDLLLLRDESGALAGSCWLKVEDGTGEFYAVAVRPDLQGQGLGGVLMRAGSARLAGRGLTAAALYVEGDNEPALALYRRSGFTQHAIDVQYARGPGR
- a CDS encoding protein kinase domain-containing protein; this translates as MTEQGRAQYGRGEPLGASYRLVDLLGTGATGEVWRAEHTATGEHVAAKLLRAELAADPTVVERFVRERTVLLGLQHPSIVRVRDLVVEGDRLAIVMDLVGGGSARDLLAGAGTLPPRDALTITAETLDALAAAHEQDVTHRDVKPDNVLLATPWTPGTTGDVRVSDFGIASVMADRQRTTTGLLGTPQYMAPESISQGRSGPAADVYGAGVMLYELLAGRTPFAGPGTDFAVAYRHVTSDPPQLDVPTALWSAVSSMLAKDPAARPAAADAAATLRRLARQLADAPALRPTSDPESFAEVERPATVVRGVRPTDETPTPAPTAGADDAGPAPVLGRAGSQTVFRPLARPPVVPAREPEAPARSRWQRPDWLTNSMLGLGALGVVLVAALVVGGVVWLPGALGGKGTPSAARTAQAASAYQQDRPLPTGLSTTRKATVDPQAGTVALSITYAAQAATLRGPLLEVVPGVGERSECPAVTWDGDAAAGDDVTGARNQPSVTGVDVRCGWTLSDVVVPAGEDVTVEATVRLADVPDQAGLQEWLDAAGSATTTAVTDQSVTGTSYPVQRLQGVEVRTPDRTVSQTTLPVTLVPVWPSGADELNPLYRSPSTGAPSEMLTDVAGGESGVRFADGCSGALAVSSDGLVVTALSVAPSCTVRATVGNFTDLESSPFGITTRD
- a CDS encoding FtsK/SpoIIIE domain-containing protein, with product MRLLIELDDRRETIEADGWAESSTLGDLVTASIGTPLDPGTPLAVDGHRTSSDTPLRDLVLLEGSRVARTTEEPPRTVDGWSVTLAGGLDAGLVVPVPRSRRLVVGRAPQADVVLPTESASWEHCTVEREDDGVRVRDSGSTNGTVIAGERIDGEGVLLTGTTSVIVGGAVLLLRPELPETTVPAAGTLPNLTPAATAPFNRPPRPGRITDTEPVSPPTRKDVAPASKFSWITVAAPLVLAGAMVLLLGDARFALFALLSPVTAIGMWFEQKHRRAKNLKEEETRFSEAVEGFRGEIAAAAAVEAARRQDLVPDPATVVRRALLPTTDLWQRRSEDEDFLSLHAGTGDAPWRPEVDQRAASAKLEDEAKAAIADSRLTAAPVVADLSDAGVVGIVGDRDGALALARSLLAQATVHCGPADLTVGVFCDAGRQDDWSWASWLPHTRVAGSSTGARWMSAQRDQSAAVLRGLQESLDELPTPNLLVVVDSDVLTEGRDAPARSLLGQGRTVPGVSLRPGERRRRVSGIVIATNEQQLPAACTSIVTVGADAAATVYRPEDRTRVEDVVLAGLTADTAERAARAVAHFDDPELTVPGASLPSLVRLPELLARSAAAHGSTARSAAAHGSTARNAAAHGAPVDTTTAEGIRTLWQTSTGTSTPVGSSESGVLEIDLVRDGPHGLVGGTTGSGKSEFLRSFVAGLAARNDPTRLNFLLVDFKGGAAFAACERLPHTIGTISNLDEQLADRAIRALEAELERRQRVFATAGADIDNLDAYLATQPTEPMPRLLFVVDEFAMLAKEFPDVLTSLVAIAAVGRTLGVHMVLATQRPAGVVSEDILANTNLRVALRVQSREDSTNVIGVPAAAGIGRQQTGRAYVKLGQDDITPVQTALVTGRARDERVEQPVSVRPTDVFGVPAPVPAPAPSASDDTDLDVLIEAVRAANDAAGYAAPRPIWPEALGDRVDLADVPEPSGDGSRRFVPVALADDPDHQRQVAGGWDLDEGNLVLMGIPGSGTSTALSALALRLARTTSPDDLDLLVLDMGPGDLAPLAQLPHTTAYVGSGAGAGELQARFLRHLRADLERRRASPGGRRAVVLVDGLAALRDEYQDFEGQQLLDALYRVYAEGPALGISFAVSTTRAKAVPSAMDEVTTQKWMFRLADPYDYASIGVRQKDVPPPVPGRYVDSTTKLQSHVATPAVPLAEAVAEIAAAWPDAAPKTSAVGRLPDAVRVQDLGAPARFDTDPWRLPVGIAEDDLGTAALEVYDGEHVLVAGPARSGKSTVLLALADQARSAEGVRPAVWAICDRRSPLADGVFDRLAVGADEVPALLAGLRLERGPVLLLVDDAERFDDADQAIASLLSSERPGLCVVAAGRSADLRSLYSHWTRAVRKSRCGVLLQPDVDYDGELLGVPLPRRAPVALTVGRGYAASGGTVRLVQTAAPGA